The Malus domestica chromosome 10, GDT2T_hap1 genome contains a region encoding:
- the LOC103429691 gene encoding dof zinc finger protein DOF1.4-like, translating into MGLSTKQVNSDGMDWSQTSLLQAQTFQLPKPPTAMRRQQQQNQQQQSEPLKCPRCESTNTKFCYYNNYNKSQPRHFCRACKRHWTKGGTLRNVPVGGVRKNKRLKKSSNTSPAEAAATTAANSAGIEDHHEKKTAAQALYHALISPQSLLPQQNLDNTIIFSSAGLSSTTTLPFLHQSRNLITFDPFSSSISTTTSSSFDTNFSSISTSLQSLNVYNYAGAEDQFKATVEEPTITSIMPNILPQQPNWKAPSTSNAATDVYSNDWNWEDIETLVSTDLNLPHWDDSSDHMKP; encoded by the coding sequence ATGGGATTGAGTACTAAGCAGGTCAACAGTGACGGGATGGATTGGAGTCAGACAAGCTTGCTGCAAGCTCAGACGTTTCAGCTGCCAAAACCACCAACCGCCATGAGGAGGCAGCAGCAACAAAATCAGCAGCAGCAATCCGAGCCGTTGAAGTGTCCGAGATGTGAATCAACGAACACAAAGTTTTGTTACTACAACAACTACAACAAGTCGCAGCCAAGGCACTTCTGCAGAGCTTGCAAGAGGCACTGGACAAAAGGTGGGACTCTCCGAAATGTCCCCGTTGGTGGCGTCCGCAAAAACAAGCGCCtcaaaaagtcatcaaacactTCTCCCGCGGAAGCAGCTGCCACAACCGCCGCAAACAGTGCAGGGATTGAGGATCATCACGAGAAAAAAACCGCGGCGCAAGCTCTCTATCACGCTCTTATCAGTCCCCAATCTTTGCTTCCGCAACAGAATTTGGACAACACAATCATATTTTCATCAGCAGGTTTAAGTAGCACCACTACTTTGCCTTTTCTTCATCAAAGTAGAAACCTGATAACCTTTGATCCCTTCTCAAGCTCAATTAGTACTACTACTTCAAGTTCCTTTGACACAAACTTCTCTTCAATCTCAACATCTTTGCAATCCTTAAACGTTTATAACTACGCTGGCGCCGAAGATCAGTTCAAAGCCACCGTAGAGGAGCCAACCATTACAAGCATCATGCCAAATATTCTTCCTCAGCAGCCCAATTGGAAAGCCCCTTCCACAAGTAACGCTGCCACGGACGTGTACTCGAACGACTGGAATTGGGAAGACATCGAAACCCTCGTTTCTACTGATCTCAACTTGCCTCATTGGGATGATTCTTCTGATCACATGAAACCGTAA
- the LOC103446444 gene encoding polyphenol oxidase latent form, chloroplastic-like, whose protein sequence is MASSLPLSSNTKIATYAIAPSLPQIFPNKSQISLVRNLRGSCKATTINSDQNPNHDPQTCLVKLDRRNLLLGLGGLALATHNITRPANAAETSKKVVLVESSDLPIALDSVVSVIVPRPRRSRSKKDKEEEEEVLAIEGIEFVADKVLKFDVHVNDDEDSLCRPDKSEFAGSLVFLPQSKKKVKTSLHLGISALLEDLGVDDDGSIKVTLVPRNVQRPVTIGRIKIDYFA, encoded by the exons aTGGCTTCTTCTCTTCCATTATCATCCAACACCAAGATTGCCACTTACGCTATCGCCCCTTCACTCCCTCAAATCTTCCCAAACAAATCCCAGATCTCCTTAGTCAGAAATCTTAGAGGTTCATGTAAAGCAACAACAATCAACAGTGACCAAAACCCTAATCATGATCCGCAAACTTGTCTGGTAAAATTGGATAGGAGAAATCTCCTCCTTGGTCTAGGAGGACTTGCCTTGGCTACTCATAACATAACAAGGCCAGCAAACGCGGCAGAGACGTCAAAGAAG GTAGTTTTGGTGGAGAGTAGTGATTTGCCAATAGCTTTGGACTCTGTGGTGAGCGTGATCGTGCCGCGGCCGAGGAGGTCGAGGAGCAAGAAGGacaaggaggaggaagaggaggtgTTGGCGATTGAAGGGATTGAGTTTGTGGCAGACAAGGTGCTCAAGTTCGACGTGCATGTGAACGATGATGAGGACTCGCTGTGTCGACCTGACAAGTCTGAGTTTGCAGGGAGCTTGGTGTTTTTGCCACAGTCCAAGAAAAAGGTTAAAACCAGCCTGCATCTTGGGATTTCGGCCTTGTTGGAGGACTTGGGAGTTGACGATGATGGCAGTATTAAGGTAACTTTGGTGCCAAGGAATGTCCAGCGACCCGTCACCATTGGTCGGATCAAGATCGACTATTTTGCCTAG
- the LOC139187406 gene encoding polyphenol oxidase I, chloroplastic-like, giving the protein MASFLPLAPATTLINRPSSIRSNTSTSLSCFPRPLFSIHRSFEKGKHGSPCKARKSDDEQGINQDDGKLDRRNMLIGLGAGGLYGATSLGLGTNPFATAVPIPAPDLKTCVRTTEDMKGLNCCPPSTEIINFELPEVKTLRTRPAAHTVDQKYIENYKTAIELMKNLPEDDPRNFWNQAQVHCAYCEGAYYYASNDCDGTKEEIQVHSSWLFYPFHRWYLYFYERILAKLIKDPNFALPFWNWDGKDGMYLPPIFEEGRSSSPLFDHYRNAKHRKKKFVLDLNYNCTDSGKTDEEIKEDNLCTMHRQMYSASTGKDLRLFFGHPYRKGDKPSPGAGNIERIPHNNVHIWTGDPDWVREDMGNLYSAARDPIFFAHHANVDRMWYLWKKELHCKDISQDDWLKAEFLFYNENKQLVRVNVEQSLDTDKLGYKYDDDVDIEWMSNKYKPKARKSLNKAKPNVSRFPVKLDSKASVKVQRASLKRPANEKAERAEVLLIEGIEFPGNQAVKFDVYVNDDADTESGPCNSEFAGSFVHVPHRHSHTIKTNMTLGITDLLQDLEAEDDSHVVVTLVPRYGKGPITIGDVKIEL; this is encoded by the coding sequence ATGGCTTCATTTCTTCCACTTGCACCCGCCACTACGCTTATTAACCGCCCTTCTTCCATTCGTTCTAATACTTCAACTTCCCTTAGTTGTTTCCCTAGACCTTTGTTCTCAATACATCGTTCATTTGAAAAAGGTAAGCATGGATCTCCATGCAAAGCAAGAAAGAGCGATGATGAACAGGGTATTAACCAAGACGATGGAAAACTGGACAGGAGAAACATGCTGATTGGTCTTGGAGCTGGAGGTCTGTACGGGGCAACCAGTCTTGGCCTTGGGACCAACCCATTCGCCACCGCTGTTCCGATTCCCGCTCCTGACCTAAAAACTTGCGTCCGGACCACCGAAGATATGAAAGGACTTAATTGTTGTCCACCGTCAACCGAAATCATCAATTTCGAGCTACCCGAAGTCAAAACACTCCGCACCAGGCCAGCGGCACATACAGTCGATCAAAAGTATATAGAAAACTACAAAACGGCCATCGAGCTGATGAAGAACCTCCCCGAGGACGACCCACGTAACTTCTGGAACCAAGCTCAAGTCCACTGTGCCTACTGTGAGGGTGCATATTACTATGCTAGCAATGATTGTGATGGCACCAAggaagaaatacaagttcactCCTCGTGGCTCTTTTACCCCTTCCATCGCTGGTACCTCTACTTTTATGAGAGAATCCTTGCCAAACTCATTAAGGACCCAAATTTTGCTCTGCCCTTCTGGAACTGGGACGGTAAAGACGGCATGTACTTGCCTCCTATTTTCGAGGAGGGCCGCAGTAGTTCCCCACTCTTCGACCACTACCGAAACGCCAAGCACCGGAAGAAGAAATTTGTGTTGGACCTCAACTACAATTGCACCGACTCCGGCAAAACagatgaagaaattaaagaGGATAACCTCTGTACTATGCACCGGCAGATGTACTCTGCTTCTACTGGTAAGGATTTGCGTCTTTTCTTTGGCCACCCTTACAGGAAAGGCGACAAACCTAGCCCCGGTGCAGGAAACATTGAGCGTATTCCCCACAACAATGTCCACATCTGGACTGGCGACCCCGATTGGGTTAGAGAGGACATGGGAAACCTTTACTCTGCTGCTAGAGATCCCATCTTTTTCGCGCACCATGCCAACGTAGACCGCATGTGGTACTTGTGGAAAAAAGAATTACACTGCAAGGACATCTCCCAAGATGACTGGCTGAAAGCCGAGTTTCTATTCTACAACGAGAACAAGCAACTCGTCCGAGTTAACGTCGAACAATCTCTCGACACGGACAAGCTCGGGTACAAGTAcgatgatgatgttgatatcGAGTGGATGAGCAATAAGTACAAGCCAAAAGCTCGTAAGTCATTAAACAAGGCAAAGCCAAACGTCTCTAGGTTCCCGGTGAAATTGGACTCCAAGGCAAGTGTTAAAGTGCAGAGAGCATCTTTGAAGCGGCCCGCGAACGAGAAGGCAGAACGAGCAGAGGTGTTGTTGATCGAAGGGATTGAGTTCCCTGGTAACCAGGCTGTGAAGTTTGATGTGTATGTCAATGACGATGCAGACACGGAGAGCGGGCCTTGCAACTCTGAGTTTGCTGGCAGCTTTGTTCACGTCCCACACAGGCACAGCCACACTATTAAGACCAATATGACATTAGGGATTACGGATCTGTTGCAGGACTTGGAAGCTGAAGATGACAGCCACGTGGTTGTGACTTTGGTGCCAAGGTATGGGAAGGGGCCTATCACCATTGGTGATGTCAAGATTGAGCTCTGA